The following nucleotide sequence is from Bombina bombina isolate aBomBom1 chromosome 11, aBomBom1.pri, whole genome shotgun sequence.
tgtggccctcccattcgggttagccactgctccaaggattttcacaaaggtactcgggtcccttctagcggttctaagaccgaggggcattgcagtagtaccatacttggacgacattctaatacaagcgtcgtccctgtcaaaagcaaaggctcatacagacatcgttctggcctttctcagatcacacggatggaaggtgaacatagaaaaaagttctctgtctccgtcaacaagagttcccttcttgggaacaataatagattccttagaaatgaggatttttctgacagaggtcagaaagtcaaaacttctaagcacttgtcaagttcttcattctgttccacatccttctatagcgcagtgcatggaagtagtagggttgatggttgcagcaatggacatagttccttttgcacgaattcatctaagaccattacaactgtgcatgctcaaacagtggaatggggactatacagacttgtctccaatgattcaagtagatcagaagaccagagattcactccgttggtggctgaccctggaccatctatcccagggaatgagcttccgcagaccagagtgggtcattgtcacgaccgacgccagtctagtgggctggggcgcggtctgggaatccctgaaaactcagggactatggtctcgggaagagtctcttctcccgataaacattctggaactaagagcgatcttcaatgctctcagggcttggcctcagctagcaaaggccagattcataagattccaatcagacaacatgacgaccgttgcgtatatcaatcatcaggggggaagaacaaggagttccctggcgatgaaagaagtgaccaagataatacaatgggcggaggatcactcctgccacctatctgcgatccacatcccaggtgtggaaaactgggaagcggattatctgagtcgtcagacattccatccgggggagtgggaactccacccggagatttttgcccaactaactcaattatggggcattccagacatggatctgatggcgtctcgtcagaacttcaaggttccttgctacaggtccagatccagggatcccaaggcgagtctagtagatgcactagtagcaccttggaccttcaacctagcttatgtatttccaccgtttcctctcattcccaggctggtagccaggatcaaacaggagagggcctcagtgatcttgatagctcctgcgtggccacgcagaacttggtatgcagacctggtgaatatgtcatcggttccaccatggaagctacctttgagacaggaccttcttgttcagggtccattcgaacatccaaatctggtctccctccagctgacggcttggagattgaacgcttgattctatcaaagcgtgggttttcagattctgtgatagatactctggttcaggccagaaaaccggtaactagaaagatttaccataaaatatggaaaagatatatctgttggtgtgaatccaaaggattcccatggaataagataaaaattcctaagattctctcctttctacaagaaggtttggagaaaggattatctgcaagttctctaaaaggacagatctctgctttatctgtcttactacgcaaaagactggcagctgtgccagatgttcaagcatttgttcaggctctggttaggatcaagcctgtttacagacctttgactcctccctggagtctaaatctagttctttcagtttttcaaggggttccttttgaacctttacattccatagatattaagttactatcttggaaagttttgtttttggttgctatttcttctgctagaagagtttcagagttatctgctttgcagtgttctccgccttatctggtgttccatgcagataaggtggttttgcgtactaagcctggttttcttccaaaggttgtttctaacaagaatattaaccaggagatagttgtaccttctttatgtccgaatccagtttcaaagaaggaacgtttgttacacaatttggacgtagtccgtgctctaaaattctatttagaggctacaaaggatttcagacaaacatcttctttgtttgttgtttattctggtaaaaggagaggtcaaaaagcgacttctacctctctttccttttggcttaaaagcatcatccgattggcttacgagactgccggacggcagcctcctgaaagaatcacagctcactccactagggctgtggcttccacatgggccttcaagaacgaggcttctgttgaccagatatgtaaggcagcgacttggtcttcactgcacacttttgccaaattttaaaaatttgatacttttgcttcttcggaggctatttcttctgttaagtgtgatcagtccacgggtcatcattacttctgggatattactcctccccaacaggaagtgcaagaggattcacccagcagagctgcatatagctcctcccctctacgtcactcccagtcattctcttgcacccaacgactagataggatgtgtgagaggactatggtgattatatttagttttataccttcaatcaaaagtttgttattttataatagcaccggagtgtgttattccttctctggtagaatttgaagaagaatctaccagggtttttactatgattttagccggagtagttaagatcatattgctgtttctcggccatctgaggagaggtaaacttcagatcaggggacagcgggcagattaatctgcaaagaggtatgtagcagcttttatttttctgacaatggaattgatgagaaaatcctgccataccgatataatgtcatgtatgtatattttacacttcagtattctggggaatggtacttcactggaattatactgtatatataagactttagcctatttgcaagcaacaggctttttaataactcttaatttatgttaaacgtttttgctggaatgtaaaatcgttttcattttctgaggtactgggtgaataaaatgtttgggcactatttttccacttggcagttgcttgatctaattctgacagtttactgatctctctcactgttgtgtgtgagggggaggggccctttttggcgcttttgctacgcatcaaaaatttcagtcagaagctcattgttttttcctgcatgttccggttcatctctacagaactcaggggtcttcaaaacttgttttgaggaaaGTAATCTTCaaaacagagctgtgagattgtagttgactgtgataaaaaacgtttattctttaactttttttctgccatcagggttagtgctaatgggaacaaacctttgctaaaattgtgttttgttttacaaagattgatgctgtaaccttttcagtttattaatttcaactgtcataaatctttctgtgcttcttaggcacagtacgtttttcattgtattttacttgaataatatttccaagttgcaagtttagttgctagtgtgttaaacatgtctgattcagaggaagagacctgtactatttgtgctaatgccaaagtggagcccaatagaaatttatgtactaactgtattgatgctactttaaataaaagtcaatctgtacaaattgaacaaatttcacctaacaacgaggggagagttatgccgactaactcgcctcacgtgacagtacctgcatctcccgctcgggaggtgcgcgatattgtggtgcccagtacatctgggcggccattacaaataacattacaagatatggctactgttatgactgaggttttggctaaattaccagagctaagaggcaagcgtgatcactctgggatgagaacagagtgcgctgataatgctagggccatgtcagatactgcgtcacaacttgcagaacatgaggacggagagcttcattctgcggctgacgcgtctgatccaaacagattggattcagatatttcaaattttaaatttaagctggaaaacctccgtgtattactaggggaggtgttagcggctctgaatgattgtaacacagttgcaataccagagaaaatgtgtaggttggataaatattttgctgtaccaacgagtactgacgtttttcctatacctaagagactaactgaaattattactaaggagtgggataaacccggtgtgccgttctcaccccctccgatatttagaaagatgtttccaatagacgccaccacacgggacttatggcaaacggtccctaaggtggagggagcagtttctactttagctaagcgtaccactatcccggtggaggatagctgtgccttttcagatccaatggataaaaagttagagggttaccttaagaaaatgtttgttcaacaaggttttatattgcaaccccttgcatgcattgcgccggtcacggctgcagcggcattctggattgagtctctggaagagaacattagttcagctactctggacgacattacggacaggcttagaatccttaagctagctaattcattcatttcggaagccgtagtacatctaactaaacttacggctaagaattccggattcgccattcaggcgcgcagagcactgtggctaaaatcctggtcagctgatgttacttctaagtccaaatcacttaatatacctttcaaagggcagaccttatttgggcccggtttgaaagaaattatcgctgacattacaggaggtaagggccacgccctgcctcaagacagagccaaacctaaggctagacagtctaattttcgttcctttcggaatttcaaagcaggagcagcatcaacttcctctgctccaaaacaagagggatctgttgctcgcttcagacaaggctggagacctcaccagtcttggaacaagggcaagcaggccaggaaacctgtggctgcccctaagacagcatgaattgagggcccccgatccgggatcggatctagtggggggcagactttctctcttcgcccaggcttgggcaagagatgtccaggatccctgggcgctagagataatatctcagggataccttctggacttcaaatactctcctccaaaagagagatttcatctatcaaggttgtcaacaaaccaagcaaagaaagaggcgtttctacgctgcgttcaagagctcttgttaatgggagtaatccatccagttccacggtcggaacagggacaagggttttactcaaatctgtttgtggttcccaaaaaggagggaactttcagaccaatcctggatttaaagatcctaaacaaattcctaagagttccatcgttcaaaatggagactattcggacaattttacctatgatccaaaagggtcagtacatgaccacagtggatttaaaggatgcttaccttcacataccgattcacaaagatcattaccggtacctaaggtttgccttcctagacaggcattaccagtttgtagctcttccattcggattggctacagctccaagaatcttcacaaaggttctgggtgctcttctggcggtactaagaccgcggggaatctcggtagctccgtacctagacgacattctgatacaagcttcaagctttcaaactgccaagtctcatacagagttagtactggtttttctaaggtcacatggatggaaggtgaacgaaaagaaaagttcactcgttccactcacaagagttcccttcctgaggactcttatagattctgtagaaatgaagatttacctgacagaggacaggttaacaagacttcaaagtgcttgccgcacccttcattccattcaacacccgtcagtggctcaatgcatggaggtaatcggcttaatggtagcggcaatggacatagtaccctttgcacgcttacacctcagaccactgcaactgtgcatgctaagtcagtggaatggggattactcagacttgtccccttctctgaatctggatcaagagaccagaaattctcttctatggtggctttctcggccacatctgtccagggggatgccattcagcagaccagactggacaattgtaacaacagacgccagccttctaggttggggtgccgtctggaattctctgaaggctcagggacaatggagtcaggaggagagtctcctgccaataaacattctggaattgagagcagttctcaatgccctcctggcttggccccagttgacaactcgggggttcatcaggtttcagtcggacaacatcacgactgtagcttacatcaaccatcagggagggacaagaagctccctagcaatgatggaagtatcaaagataattcgctgggcagagtctcactcttgccacctgtcagcaatccacatcccgggagtggagaactgggaggcggatttcttaagtcgtcagacttttcatccgggggagtgggaacttcatccggaggtctttgcccaaatacttcgacgttggggcaaaccagagatagatctcatggcgtctcgacagaacgccaagcttcctcgttacgggtccagatccagggatccaggagcagtcctgatagatgccctgacagcaccttgggacttcaggatggcttacgtgtttccacccttcccgttacttcctcaattgattgccagaatcaaacaggagagagcatcagtgattctaatagcacctgcatggccacgcaggacttggtatgcagacctggtggacatgtcatcctgtccaccttggtctctacctctgaaacaggaccttctgatacagggtcctttcaaacatcaaaatctaacttctctgaagctgactgcttggaaattgaacgcttgattttatcaagacgtgggttttctgagtcagttattgataccttaatacaggctaggaagcctgttaccagaaggatttaccataagatatggcgtaaatacctatattggtgtgaatccaaaggttactcttggagtaaggttaggattcctaggatattgtcttttctacaagaaggtttagaaaagggtttatctgctagttcattaaagggacagatctcagctctgtccattctgttacacaaacgtctgtcagaagttccagacgttcaggctttttgtcaggctttggccaggattaagcctgtgtttaaaactgttgctccaccatggagtttaaaccttgttcttaatgttttacagggcgttccgtttgaaccccttcattccattgatataaagttgttatcttggaaagttctatttttaatggctatttcctcggctcgaagagtctctgagttatcagccttacattgtgattctccttatttgatttttcattcggataaggtagttctgcgtactaaacctgggttcttacctaaggtagtctctaacaggaatatcaatcaagagattgttgttccttctttgtgcccaaatccttcttcgaagaaggaacgtctactgcacaatctggacgtagttcgtgccctaaaattttacttacaggcaactaaggaatttcgacaaacgtcttctctgtttgtcgtttactctggtcagaggagaggtcaaaaggcttctgctacctctctttctttttggcttcgcagcataattcgtttagcttatgagactgctggacagcagcctcctgaaagaattacagctcattctactagagctgtggcttccacttgggccttcaagaatgaggcctctgttgaacagatttgcaaggctgcaacttggtcttcgcttcatactttttccaaattttccaaatttgacacttttgcttcctcgaaggctatttttgggagaaaggttcttcaggcagtggttccttctgtataaagagcctgcctatccctcccgtcatccgtgtacttttgctttggtattggtatcccagaagtaatgatgacccgtggactgatcacacttaacagaagaaaacataatttatgcttacctgataaattcctttcttctgtagtgtgatcagtccacggcccgccctgtttttttaaggcaggtaaatattttttaagttatactccagtcaccactacacccttggcttctcctttctcgttggtccttggtcgaatgactgggagtgacgtagaggggaggagctatatgcagttctgctgggtgaatcctcttgcacttcctgttggggaggagtaatatcccagaagtaatgatgacccgtggactgatcacactacagaagaaaggaatttatcaggtaagcataaattatgttttttgggagaaaggttttgcaagccgtggtgccttccgtttaggtaacctgatttgctccctcccttcatccgtgtcctaaagctttggtattggttcccacaagtaaggatgacgccgtggaccggacacaccaatgttggagaaaacagaatttatgcttacctgataaattactttctccaacggtgtgtccggtccacggcccgccctggttttttactcaggtctgatgaattattttctctaactacagtcaccacagtaccatatggtttctcctatatttttcctcctgtccgtcggtcgaatgactggggtgggcggagcctaggagggactatatggccagctttgctgggactctttgccatttcctgttggggaagagatattcccacaagtaaggatgacgccgtggaccggacacaccgttggagaaagtaatttatcaggtaagcataaattctgttttccaaattttacaaatttgatacctttgcttcttcgaaggctatttttgggagaaagtttcttcaagcagtggtgccttctatttaaccatctgtcttgtccctcccgttcatccgtgtcctgtagctttggtattgtatcccacaagtaatggatgaatccatggactcgtcttacctttatagaagaaaactaaatttatgcttacctgataaattgatttcttctatggtaagacgagtccacggcccgccctgtcattttaagacagattatattttttgatttaaactcagtcacctctgcaccttgtagtttctcctttttcttcctgtacctttggtcgaatgactggggggcggagctaagggaggagctatatagacagctctgctgtggtgctctttgccacttcctgtagggaaggataatatcccacaagtaatggatgaatccgtggactcgtcttaccatagaagaaatcaatttatcaggtaagcatacatttagtttttaaacaactttccactttacttctattatcaaatttgctatgttctcttggtatcttttgttgaagaagcagtgatgcaatactgggagctagctgagtaaaAGTGAGCCAATAAGAaaagggatatatgtgcagccaccaatcaaaagctagaccccagtagtgaatttctggtcctgaacctacctaggtatccttttttaacaaaatatacaaagagaacaaagcaaatcagatcatagaagtaaattggaaatttgttaaattGCATGTTATtggaattatgactttactgtccccttaagctTTGTTTTTATTAGCAGAGATAATTATTTCTCCTCTCTACCATATGAGATGAATGATGTTTGTCAGGCAAGGTTGAGTTATGCTAAATTTAAGGAGCTCAGATATAGAGGTATTTAACAATGGACCATCATACTCTTTAGACATAAATAAGGAGAAAATGCTCTTTATTGTAATTCTAAAAAGAACTTTATTAATAAACAGAATTGTAACCGCAGGCAGGCAGGTTGTTCTATTTCATCCACAGGCAGACAGGCAGGTTGTTCTATTTCAACCACAGGCAGATTGTGTGACTTTGaccacaggcaggcaggcagattgTGTAACTTCGACCACAGGCAGGCATATTGTGTAACTTCGACCACAGGCAGGCATATTGTGTAACTTCGACCacaggtaggcaggcaggcagATTGTGTGACTTTGACCACAGGCAGGCAGATTGTGTGACTTTGaccacaggcaggcaggcagattgTGTGATTTTGACCACAGGCAGGCAGATTGTGTGACTTTGACCACAGGCAGGCAGATTGTGTGACTTTGaccacaggcaggcaggcagattgTGTGACTTTGACCACAGGCAGGCAGATTGTGTGACTTTGACCACAGGCAGGCAGATTGTGTGACTTTGaccacaggcaggcaggcagattgTGTGACTTTGACCACAGGCAGGCAGGAAGATTGTGTGACTTTGATCTCAGGTAGGAAGATTGTGTGACTTTGATCTCAGGCAGGCAGATTGTGTGACTTTGATCTCAGGCAGGCAGATTGTGTGACTTTGacgacaggcaggcaggcaggttgTGTGACTTTGACCACAGGCAGGCAGGTAGTGTGACTTTAATCTCAGGCAGATTGTGTGACTTCGACCACAAGCAGACAGGCAGATTGTGCAACTTTGACCGCAGGCAGGCAAGTTGTGCATCTTTGACCACAGGCAAGTAGTGTGACTTCAGACACAGGCAGACAGGTAAGTTGTGTGAGTTTTTCCACAGGAGGGCAGATTGTGTGACCACACGTAGGCAGGTTATATAACTAGAGTTATATAGTCATGCAGAAGGGCTGCATAATGGGAACCACAGGTAGGCAGACATCATAATGAGAACCATAGGTAGGCAGACCGCGTAATGGGAACCGCAGGTAGGCAGACAGCGTAATGAGAACCATAGGTATGCAGATATCGTAATGAGAACCACAGGAAGGCAGACAGCATAATGGGCACCACAGGTAGGCAGGTAGTGTAATAGGAACCACAGGTAGACAGTCATTGTAATGGGAACCACAGCTAGTGTGACCGGAATCACAGGAAAACACACTAGATTTTCTCCCTTTAGTGATGACCAAGTAGGTTGTGTAAGTTGTCATTCCCTTGCTTTATGATGAtctgtttattttgcttttttctaaTCATGCTCTGGAGACTCTGCAGACTGGATAGAAAATATTTGGTGTTGTCAAATTTAATTTTCATCTCCAGGAGTGAAATATATGGGTGGATCATGGCTGATCTAGGAGTTATTCTCTCTTTAGAGTCCCATGTTAGCATCCTTTTCAAAAGATCAATCATATTGCTTCTGTCATTGTATTCAGCCAATGCCTCAATGTCTGAGTAAAAGGAAGTGGGAGGAGCATTCAGTAACTTGAGCTGATCCAAAGATTTTAAGATCCAGGTTCTGGTTTCTAATGGTTTAATTTTGGTTTCAAGCCAGTATTCTTCTTTTGATTTGAGTTCCCACATGCTCTCCTTCTgcttatataatgtttttttaaagaaGTTAAATGTCTTTCTTCCTTCAGACAACATTTGGCTCTTCGGCATCCCTTGCGTTTCACAGATGTACCGAATCTGATCATATTCATGGCCTCCAGGGTACAGAATCCATCCAAGATGTAGTTCGGCAATAATACACCCCAGAGACCACATATCCATCTTTTCACAAAATGGCAACCCCAGCAGAATTTCTGGAGACCTGTAGGGCCGTGTCTGAGCATAAGGTTTTTTGATATGTCGGACCTCCTTAAGAAGGCTTGCAGAACCAAAATCAATCAGTTTGATTCTAAATGGATAGTTTACCTGGTCCACAAGCATTATGTTTTCAGGCTTTAGGTCGGTATGTATGATTGACATCTCTTTTAGCTTGGCCAGAGCTATTAGGACCTGAGTGGTGATAGTCCTTATGTGCCTAACTGGAAGGGGAGAGAAGTTATTCTTCTCCTGGTAGTCATACAGGCTTTGCTGAAGCAGCTCAAAAACCAAGTAAACTTTACTATAGTCATAGAAAAACTCATAGAAGCGAATTATGTGATACTTCTCTGAATCCACGTCTCTCAAGGCGTTGAGCATTTTAATCTCGTTGAGAATTTGGCCTTTTTTGGAAGGATTATTCTTTAGCATTTTGATTGCGACATGTTCCCCAGTACTTATCTTCCAGCTCTTAGCCACCTCTCCAAAAGTCCCTCTTCCTAAATAGTCCTTTATGTAGTAGTAGTCAGTTTGGGATTGCAGGATCTCCATTGCAGCACTTTGCATTGTACGGGCAAAATATTGAGCCCCAGATGCAAACTGTGTCCTAGAAGCACCTGGACTCTAAGCTT
It contains:
- the HIPK4 gene encoding homeodomain-interacting protein kinase 4, coding for MEILQSQTDYYYIKDYLGRGTFGEVAKSWKISTGEHVAIKMLKNNPSKKGQILNEIKMLNALRDVDSEKYHIIRFYEFFYDYSKVYLVFELLQQSLYDYQEKNNFSPLPVRHIRTITTQVLIALAKLKEMSIIHTDLKPENIMLVDQVNYPFRIKLIDFGSASLLKEVRHIKKPYAQTRPYRSPEILLGLPFCEKMDMWSLGCIIAELHLGWILYPGGHEYDQIRYICETQGMPKSQMLSEGRKTFNFFKKTLYKQKESMWELKSKEEYWLETKIKPLETRTWILKSLDQLKLLNAPPTSFYSDIEALAEYNDRSNMIDLLKRMLTWDSKERITPRSAMIHPYISLLEMKIKFDNTKYFLSSLQSLQSMIRKKQNKQIIIKQGNDNLHNLLGHH